A segment of the Sphingomonas kaistensis genome:
CCCCCCTCTAGCGGTCCCGTATTGCAGCGGCAACACGGCCCTTCAGGGCGCCATCCGCTCCGGATCGGCACGGGCCAGCAGCAGGGCGAAGTCGCCGGCCGGATCGGTCCATTCCTTGAACGGGGTCCAGCCGCCGGCCAGAAGCAGCAGGCGGGCGCTTTCGGCGGTATATTTGTGGCTGTTCTCGGTGTGGATGCTATAGCCCTGCGCAAAGCGGAAGGTCCTCCCCTCGACCGCGAAGGACAGGTCGCGCCGGGCGACGAGGTGCATCTCGATCCGCGACATCGGCGCGTTCCAGCGCGCTTCGTGTGCAAAGGCGTCGACCGGAATGTCGCCGCCAAGCTCGCGATTGATGCGGTGGAGGAGGTTGAGGTTGAAGCTGGCGGTGACGCCGGCCGCATCGTCATAGGCGGCGACCAGCCGCTCGGGCGCCTTTACCCGGTCCATCCCGATCAGCAGCAACGCGCCGGTGCCCAGCGTCTGCTTGAACGAACGCAGCAGGTCGACCGCGCTGGACGGCACCAGGTTGCCGATGGTCGAGCCGGGAAAGAACCCCAGCCGGGGATGCTTGCCGACCTCGTCCGGCAGGTCGAAGGCACGGGTGAAGTCGGCCTCCACCGGAAAGATCGGAAGCGCGGGAAAATCCTCCTGCAGCGCCTCGGCATTGGCCCGCAGATGCGCCCCGCTGATGTCGACCGGGGCGTAGAGGGCGGGGGCGATGCCGCGCAGCAGCAGCGGGGTCTTGGCCAGCGCGCCGGCGCCGTAATCGACCACTGCCCGGTCCCTGCCGACCGCCGCCGCAATCTCGGGCATGGCGGCGCGCAGGATGCCGATCTCGGTCCGGGTGGGATAATATTCGGGAAGGTCGGTGATCGCCTCGAAGATCCGCGACCCCTCCTCGTCGTAGAACCAGCGGGCGGGGATCGCCGGCGGGTCTTGCGCCAGTCCTTCCAGCACGGCCTGGGCGAAGGCGGAATCGGGACGGGTCTCAACAGTCGCGAGCAAGGCGCACTCCGGTGAATTGCCAGCGGGCATGGGGCGGGAAGAAGTTGCGGACCGACGCCCGCGAGGAACCGCGCGGGGTAGCGCAGCTGGCGCCCTTCAGCACCATCTGCCCGCTCATGAACTTGCCGTTATATTCGCCGACGCTGCCCTCGGGCTGGCGGAAGCCGGGGTGGGGCAGGAAGGCCGATCCGGTCCAGCACCAGACGTCACCGAACCATTCGCCGCCGGCGCGGGGCCTGACCGCGCCCACCGAGTCGAGCTGATGGCCGCCACGCGGATCGTGCGCTGCCGCCATGTCCTCCCACTCGGCCTCGGTCGGAAGCCGGGCCCCTGCCCAGCGGGCAAAGGCGTCGGCTTCATAATGGCTGATGTGGGTGACGGGCGCTGCGGGATCGAGGGGCTGGCGGCCGGCAAGGGTGAAAGCGGTCCCGTCCCCGCCCCAGTAGAGCGGCGCGGTGATGCCCTCGGACTGCACCCAGGCCCAGCCGTCGCTCAGCCAGTGGCCGGGCGTGCGATAGCCGCCGTCGTCGATGAAGGCCTGCCACTCGCCGTTGGTGACGAAGCGGTTGGCGATCGCGTGGGGTGCGAGCAGCACCTGGTGGCGCGGCCGCTCGCAATCGAAGGCGAAACCCTCGTCATTCGTGCCGATCTCGACGATGCCGGTCCGCCCGCTGATCCACTTGACGTCGCCCACCGGCGCGCTGCCGGGCCAGTGCTCCGCGGCCGCATAGGCCGGCTCCAGCGGATTGGCGGCAAAGGTGGCGAGGATGTCGGTTAGGAACAGCTCCTGATGCTGCTGCTCGTGCGCGATGCCGAGCGCGATCAGCTCCAGCGCCGCGGCGTCGAAGCCCGGCATCGCCGCCGCCAGCGCCGCGTCGACATGGGCGCGATAGGCGCGTGCCTCGTCCAGCGTCGGGTGCGACAGCATGCCCCGCCGGTCGCGGGCCAGCCGCTCGCCCTCGCCCTCGTAATAGCTGTTGAACAGGAACGGCCAGCGCTCGTCGTAGACCCGGTAGCCGGGGACCACAGCGCGCAGCAGGAAGGTCTCGAAAAACCAGCTGGTATGCGCCAGGTGCCACTTCGCCGGCGAGGCGTCGGGCATCGGCTGCACCGTTGCATCGGCATCGCTCAGCGGCTCGGCCAGCGCCAGGGTCAGCGCGCGGGTGGCGCTGAGCCGCTCGGCCAGCGTCTCCGGAGCAAGGGTCGCCGCGACGTTCACTTCGACTGTTCTACCCCGGGAAACGGCTTGTCGGCCAGCAAGGTCGCCAGGTGGTGGCTGTTCGACGCCAGCATTTCCACCGTCTCGGTGACCTTGTCGGGCACTTTCGGCAGGTCCTTGAAGTCGACCTTGCCCATCGCTTCGCCGACCCAATAAGCGGGGCCGCCCGGCGGGACGGTCCAGCCGGTGTCGGACAGGCCCTGGAATAGCTCGGCCGAGACATGATGCGCGCCATCCTCGTTGCCGACGATGGCGACCGCGAGGACCTTGCCGGTGCTCGGCATCCGGCCGTTATCGTCGGTTTCCGACAGGAAGGCGTCCATCCGCTCCAGAACGCGCTTGGCCGTGCTGGGCAGCTGGCCCATCCAGATCGGGGTTCCGAACACCAGGATGTCGGCCTCGAGGATTTGCTTGCGCAGCGCGGGCCAGGCATCGCCCTCGCCCTCGTCCGAGCTGACGCCCGGCTTGATGTCGTGATCGGCGAGGCGAATGGTACCCAGCCACTCGGCGCCGCGCTTGGCCAGGGCGTGCTCGACCAGGCCGATCATCTTGTCGGTCGACGATGGTTCGCCGGATGAGGCCTTCAGCGAGGCGTTGACTGCGATTGCCTTGACCATCTTCTCACCCGATTTTCGATTTCGTCCGTGAAGGCAAACTGGTGGAAGCGTTATTTGTGCCTGCTGTCCTTAGGTCCGGGTCGCCCCGGGCTGCCACAGCACGTCCCCGCCGCTTGCCGCCGCGACGTGCCGGGCGAGCACGAACAGATGGTCGGACAGGCGATTGAGGTACGCGAGTGCAAGCGGGTTCACCTGCTCCTCCTCGGCCAGCGCGACCGACCAGCGCTCGGCCCGCCGGGTGGTGGCGCGGGCGAGGTGCAGCGCCGACACCGCGCGGCTACCTGCGGGCAGGATAAAGCTGGTCAGCGGGGACAGCGCCTCGTTCATGGCGTCGATCTCGCGCTCCAGCCGCTCGACCTGAGGACCGACGATCCGCAACGCGCCTTCCATCTCGCCCGGGGTGGCGATGTCGGCGCCGAGGTCGAACAGCTCGTTCTGGATCCGGCCCAGCGCCGCCTTCGCGTCACCGTCGAGCTCGGCGATGGCGAGGCCGATCGCGCTGTTCGCTTCGTCGACCTCGCCGATCGCGTGCATCCGCGCCGAGGCCTTGCTGACCCGGCTGCCGTCGACCAGTCCCGACTGCCCGGCATCGCCGGTTCGGGTGTAGATCTTGTTGAGCTTGACCAAGGATCAGCTGCCGGCGCTGGCCAGCATCATGATCGCGGCGGCAATGAACACCGCAATCCCCTGGTACAGCACGCGCTTGCGCATCCATTGCTGCTGCGCCTGCTGGTTGCCGACCTTGCCCGAGGCCATCGCAAGCACGCCGCGAACGAGGACATAAGCGGTGGCCGCCATGGCGAGCACCAGCGCGATGATGAGGAGAGTGTTCATGATGCCTCCTATCTAGGGCAGGGCGAAGCGATAACCAGTAGGCAGTTTGTCCATGGCCAGCTGCCCGGCCAGCGCGGGGCCGTCGACCCCCGCCTCGCGCATCGCGGCCAGGGTCGGGGCCTGGTCGCGCTTGGCCAGGCGGCGGCCGTCCTCGTGCGTGACCAGGGCGTGGTGGAGGTAGCG
Coding sequences within it:
- the egtD gene encoding L-histidine N(alpha)-methyltransferase — translated: MPAGNSPECALLATVETRPDSAFAQAVLEGLAQDPPAIPARWFYDEEGSRIFEAITDLPEYYPTRTEIGILRAAMPEIAAAVGRDRAVVDYGAGALAKTPLLLRGIAPALYAPVDISGAHLRANAEALQEDFPALPIFPVEADFTRAFDLPDEVGKHPRLGFFPGSTIGNLVPSSAVDLLRSFKQTLGTGALLLIGMDRVKAPERLVAAYDDAAGVTASFNLNLLHRINRELGGDIPVDAFAHEARWNAPMSRIEMHLVARRDLSFAVEGRTFRFAQGYSIHTENSHKYTAESARLLLLAGGWTPFKEWTDPAGDFALLLARADPERMAP
- a CDS encoding cob(I)yrinic acid a,c-diamide adenosyltransferase, with protein sequence MVKLNKIYTRTGDAGQSGLVDGSRVSKASARMHAIGEVDEANSAIGLAIAELDGDAKAALGRIQNELFDLGADIATPGEMEGALRIVGPQVERLEREIDAMNEALSPLTSFILPAGSRAVSALHLARATTRRAERWSVALAEEEQVNPLALAYLNRLSDHLFVLARHVAAASGGDVLWQPGATRT
- a CDS encoding flavodoxin family protein, whose protein sequence is MVKAIAVNASLKASSGEPSSTDKMIGLVEHALAKRGAEWLGTIRLADHDIKPGVSSDEGEGDAWPALRKQILEADILVFGTPIWMGQLPSTAKRVLERMDAFLSETDDNGRMPSTGKVLAVAIVGNEDGAHHVSAELFQGLSDTGWTVPPGGPAYWVGEAMGKVDFKDLPKVPDKVTETVEMLASNSHHLATLLADKPFPGVEQSK
- the egtB gene encoding ergothioneine biosynthesis protein EgtB, whose translation is MNVAATLAPETLAERLSATRALTLALAEPLSDADATVQPMPDASPAKWHLAHTSWFFETFLLRAVVPGYRVYDERWPFLFNSYYEGEGERLARDRRGMLSHPTLDEARAYRAHVDAALAAAMPGFDAAALELIALGIAHEQQHQELFLTDILATFAANPLEPAYAAAEHWPGSAPVGDVKWISGRTGIVEIGTNDEGFAFDCERPRHQVLLAPHAIANRFVTNGEWQAFIDDGGYRTPGHWLSDGWAWVQSEGITAPLYWGGDGTAFTLAGRQPLDPAAPVTHISHYEADAFARWAGARLPTEAEWEDMAAAHDPRGGHQLDSVGAVRPRAGGEWFGDVWCWTGSAFLPHPGFRQPEGSVGEYNGKFMSGQMVLKGASCATPRGSSRASVRNFFPPHARWQFTGVRLARDC
- a CDS encoding HIG1 domain-containing protein, translating into MNTLLIIALVLAMAATAYVLVRGVLAMASGKVGNQQAQQQWMRKRVLYQGIAVFIAAAIMMLASAGS